GAAGCTCCCGGTCATCAGGCAGCATGGCTGGAGGCCGTGCAGAAATTGGGGGCGGCCAGCAAACTGGACGGCAAAACCGAGGAACTGGCTTATATTGCCGTACTGGCGGCATTGCGCCTGGAAGGTGGTTTGCCATTTCATGTAAAACATGCCAAAGGACTGGGGGCCACCAGGGAGGAAATTATCAGTGCCATCCTGGTCGGTTTGCCGGCGGCAGGGAATACGGTGATTCAGGCATTGCCTGTTGCCTTGCAGGCTTTTGACAATGAATAAGTAATAAGCCGTTACTTTTAAGAAGAAATATCGTTTATATTTGTGAAGTCTGGTATAAACGGAAGGAAGTTATGGCATGTATAAGAAAACACTGGCTGTTGTTATTGGGTTGCTGGGGCTGGTGGTGTCGTCAGCCGATGCAAGCGTATTGTCCCAGCCTGTCTATAATGAGCAAGGAGAAATCATTGGCACTACTCGCAGCGGTTCTGTGGCAGCAACGGGGCCTGAGCTGCCGGAAGGCTATTCAATGTTGACCGTCAAGCAGGGCGACGTAACCGGCGACGGAATTGCCGATACGGTGTATCTGGTAGGCCGCAAGGAGAAGGCCGATTCCATTTACGCCGCCGATCTTTGCCTTATTGTTAAAAACGGTCAGGACAATTCGCTTTACCGCAAGCCGCTGGAGCAGGTGGGCGGTTATGATGCCCGGCTGTTTCTCGGGGACTTTTCCGGTGATCATGTCGACGATGTGTATGTGGAGACCGCTTCCGGCGGCAGCGGTGGGTGGTATTACCACAATATTGTTACTTTCCGGAACGGTGAGGCTAAAGAAATCTTCGGCAAGCAGGACAATGAAACAGCCTATCTGACCGGTACTTTTCAGGACGGCTGGAAAGTGGAACTGAAAAACCGGCTTAACGGCAGGACTTTGCTGTTGGACTTGCATGACCGTCAGGCAGATTATGTACGTTTGGGTTTGTATAAAGAAAATGGAACGTTGGTTGGGGATAACCGGGCTATGCCTGCGCCGTACGGACGGATGGAGGCAGCGGATATTGATGGCGACGGGGTGTATGAGCTGACAGGACTGCAGCGCATTTCCGGCGCCTACCGGGCTGATGGACTGGCGGATATCGAGACTGTGCTTAAATACAGCGGGTCGGCCTGGCAGGCAACATCTGTCCGGGTTACCATTCCGATGGGAAGCGGGCAAGCGACTCCGGCCCGCCCGTAGTAAACGTGGGTATGAGCAGGCCTCAAGCGAAGTGGCTT
Above is a window of Propionispora vibrioides DNA encoding:
- a CDS encoding carboxymuconolactone decarboxylase family protein — encoded protein: MAETGQVSNAFQTFMKEAPGHQAAWLEAVQKLGAASKLDGKTEELAYIAVLAALRLEGGLPFHVKHAKGLGATREEIISAILVGLPAAGNTVIQALPVALQAFDNE